GGAGTTTGAGTCGTACTTTCATAAGGGTACTTTGATAATGTTTCTTTTTTTAAGGCACAAACAGCATCCCAATAATTAAACTCAATGAGATCTTCCAAAAAGAAATTAGGATCTAATGTAGATAGTTGATGCCAGACTGCATCCTTTGACTCAAATAAAATCTGGTATTCCGGATGAACGATAATCTCTTTATCGCTATCTTCAAGATAACGGAATGTCTTGTATAACCACTCTTTGCCGAACAGGTTATCAGAATCCAGAAAGAAAATGTATTTTCCAGAAGAAATATTTCCTCCATAATTCCTTGATAAACCTAAGTCACCAAAATCAACGGATACGGCTGTTATCTCCGAATCATCATATTTAGAAAAATAATCTAATGTATTTTCATCAGGCCTGTCCATTACCACTATAATCTCAGTTGACAATCCCTTCTCTTTCGCATCCTTAACGGATATAAACAGACTACGCATTGTATGATGGGCAAGACGCCCCTCATGATGAGCTGTCACGACAACAGATACGTTGATTTCATTTTTACTCATTGAAGCCATACATCAGAACCGGCGATTTCATTAAAATCTTATAATCCTAAAAAAAGGAGTTAACCACGAATGGACACATATAAACACTAATAAATCAAATAATTATGGATCCTCATTATATAATCTCTGTGCATCCCCTGCATTCATTTACACAGATTCCTGTGCATTACAAAACACCCTTGATGAAGGAACTACATTACTTCTCAATAGGTTACAATTTCTATCAGAATGGTATACGAATTGCTCTTTATGATAATAATATGATGAATGAGAAACAAATAGACAACCTCTCCAAGTATTGTTATGATATGAGCAAGTTGATAATGGGTGTTGCTGTTGTTGGAAATCTTGTATCTGATCAGTACTCCTTTAAGGCCTTGTGGATAGGGCTCATTACAGCAATGATTCTGATGATAAGTGGCTTTATAATAGATCGTATGGAGGTAAGTAAAAATGACAAAGATTGAATTAACATTCACTACCTTACTGGTGCTAAGTCTAATTGGCCTCATTATTGTTCTGCTATATGATCGCAAGTTACGCAAGCTGCGCAAGTTACACAAGAAATAATAATTCTGTACATTTAGGTTCTTCTGGAAATCTTGTGGAATTTGCTTCTCATTTCAATTCCTCTCATTTCAATTCCATCCGCAGTGTAATGACGGCCTACGTCAAGCTCTATAATTTTAGATACAACAACGCTAATACGACAGGGCAGAGGTTACCCACTATGGGAATCACCTTCTTTCTGGGGGCTTTCAAGAAATAGTATTATTTCAGTTAGAAAGCTTTCTATGATGTCAAGGTTGTCCCTTGTTTCTTCAAATAATCTCCTGTCATCCGTTTTCCAATAACCATGAATCAGTTGGTGGCGCAATTTGGTCAGCGGGATCAACCTTTCCGAAATATTTCTGGATAAAATACCTTTTTCTCTCGACTTGATCACAGCTTCCATATATTCCTCAACAACTACATGGAATTTCTTTGCCAAAATATGGCGGAATAAATTACAGATCGCCTCAACCATAATAACAATAGTGTACTTCACTGCCCTAACCTTTATAGAATCCACAACAAAACCTTCAACATCACTTTTAGTTGTAATGTCTCTCAGGACGGTTAATGATTCTTTTATCTCTGCCAAATACTGCTCTACCCTTTCCCTATTTATATCCGGCATATATCCGCCTCCAGTACCTCTCTGATAGATTCTTTTCTCAAATGAATATTCGCAAGGGCACGACCACTTGTTTCTTCTATAAGCGATGTAAGTGCATCCTCATTTTCTTTAATCATAAGATACGGCTGCCTTAACAGAGATACCAGAAAATGATATGGAGCTTCTTTAAGATTTATCACTTCCACAGGAAGTAGATTCAGATTACTCATTGAAAACTCCTCCACAATTTCCTCTTCCAATCTCGCATTGAGAATATAAGATTTACCCTCCCCATTTAAGTCTGATGAATAGATAGCTACATCAACATCTCCATACCTCTCAACAGCTTCAGAACCGGCAAACGAGCCGTAGATAAACGCAAAAAGTATATTATCATGATTCAGCATAACTCTGCGGAGGCAATCCACCATACGCTTTCTCATATCTTCCGGAACCGCTATTAATTTCCTTATTGCCATTAATAACCTCAATGCGAATCAGATTTATTATGTAAAGATTGGTTAACCATGTCAAACATATTCCTATGCCGAATTACCTTCAATTCCTTCAGCCGGCGAATATGAACGCAAGCTGCGCAAGTTACACAAGAAATAACAAATCTGTACAATCAATCACGTCTTTTTCATGCTGATAATTACCTTTCACTACTAAAAACCATGGATTCAGAAGTTCCTTTTTATTGTATGCTAATGGTTCTTTTGTCCTGATATTTAATACCTTTCCGCCGGATTGCTCAACAATAGCCTGTCCTGCGGCTGTATCCCATTCCATAGTCGGCCCAAACCTCGGATAGATGTCTGCTTTTCCTTCTGCTACATTGCAGAATTTCAGTGAGCTTCCGGCAGAACTGAATTCTACCTTATCAAATCTTTTTTTAATCTCTCCCACATATAATTCCTGTTCCTTTGTTGCATGGGAACCGCTG
The genomic region above belongs to Nitrospirota bacterium and contains:
- a CDS encoding nucleotidyltransferase domain-containing protein; protein product: MAIRKLIAVPEDMRKRMVDCLRRVMLNHDNILFAFIYGSFAGSEAVERYGDVDVAIYSSDLNGEGKSYILNARLEEEIVEEFSMSNLNLLPVEVINLKEAPYHFLVSLLRQPYLMIKENEDALTSLIEETSGRALANIHLRKESIREVLEADICRI
- a CDS encoding DUF86 domain-containing protein; translation: MPDINRERVEQYLAEIKESLTVLRDITTKSDVEGFVVDSIKVRAVKYTIVIMVEAICNLFRHILAKKFHVVVEEYMEAVIKSREKGILSRNISERLIPLTKLRHQLIHGYWKTDDRRLFEETRDNLDIIESFLTEIILFLESPQKEGDSHSG